Genomic segment of Paenibacillus polymyxa:
CTACAGTATCCAGCCAGGGTAGCCCGAACTGTGCGCCGATAATGCCAACTGCTGCCCCAACACTGACAAGTGCATCCGATAGATTATCCTTGGCCGCTGCCAGCAAAGCCTTATTGTTAATTTGCCGTGCCAGTCTGTTATTGTAAAGGTACACTCCCAGCATAATCACCGCACAAATCACAGCTACACCCGCTGAGGTGATATCCGGTATTTGCTTTCCGCCCTTAAAAATGCTCCCGATCCCATCAATAAGCACCTGCAAACCGACGACAGCCATAATAAAGGACGCCAGCAGCGCCGCGATCGTTTCTGCCCGAAAATGTCCATAGGCATGGTCAGAGTCCGGTGGTTTTTGGGAAATTCTCAGCCCCACCAGTACAGCAACCGACACTACAATATCGGTGACATTATTGAAGCCATCCGCCCGCAACGCGCTAGAAGCAAATATATATCCGCTAATCAGCTTAAAGGCGGACAGCAAGAGATAAGCAGCAATGCTCACCCACGCCCCACGCTCACCTTTTCGTATTTCTTCATAGACATTTACCACAACGTAGGACACTCCTTCAAATATATAGTTTCCAGCAGAACGATCTCACCGGGCCCAAAATAAAAATAGCAGCATCGCTGCCCTGAATAATAACAATTTGTCTTGGGTTAACTGTTATTTTCAGGATAGCAGACGAACTTTGTGTGGGTCTAGAGAAACAGTCTTTCCGCTCTGCATCGCTGTAGTAACAACGAAAAAGTATTGCCAGACCCCATTCCTGTAGGTTACACAAAACATTTTTTCCTTCACACAAAAAACATACGTTTTCTCTTCCACCCCACCCGAGATGTGTGTTATCATTGTTGCCCTTGTCCCTTCTTTTAAAAACGTATAAAATGAGGACACAGCCGCGTTTTTCTTCAATCCAGCATGATTGACATGAATCTGGCGGCAACAGGAGGAATTTATTCATGAGCGATGCCAATGAACCACGTAAAGTTAATCTCGCAGATGCCATTCGGGAAAAGCTGGCACAAAAAAAACAGCAGTCCGGCGCTTCACAGCAGGGCGGCTTTCAAGGCGGTTCCACCAAAACACTGAAAAGCCAAAATACGAAGAAGCCGAACAACCAACGCCGTCGTACAGGCGGATCATAATCCACCTCATAGCCTTAATAGGGTATCAAAGGTCTGGCGTACCTCACTGCCAGAACCAAGTAAGCTATGGGCATGGTACAAAAACGAAAAAGAGGAGTCTCCCTGCCATCTTAATGGCCTGAAGGAGCTCCTCTTTCGTTTATCTAGTTGCTGAAGTTAGCCGATTTCTACCGGATACATACGTTCACGCAACTTTGTGATTTCTTCATTTTCCAAGTACTCATCATAGCTCATCGTACGGTCGATTACGCCGTTTGGTGTAATTTCCACGATGCGGTTCGCGATCGTTTGAATAAACTGGTGGTCATGCGATGTGAACAATATAGTACCATCAAAATCAATCAGACCATTGTTCAGCGCTGTGATGGACTCCAGATCCAAGTGGTTGGTCGGTTCTTCCAGCAGCAACACATTGGCACCGTTCAGCATCATTTTCGCCAGCATACAGCGAACCTTTTCGCCCCCGGACAGCACACTTGCTTTCTTAAGCGCTTCTTCTCCAGAGAAAAGCATACGTCCCAAGAAGCCGCGCAGGAACGTTTCGTCCTGATCCTTGGAATATTGACGGAGCCATTCCACAAGATTCATGTCCACACCTTCAAAATAGGTGGAATTATCTTTCGGGAAATAAGCCTGGCTAGTTGTAATCCCCCAAGAAAATTCTCCGCTGTCTGCTTCAATCTCGTTCATCAACACCTGGAAGAGCGTCGTTTTAGGCAAACCGTTCGGACCCACAAACGCGATTTTATCGCCCTTGTTCACAACCAGACTGAACTCGTTCAACACTTGCTCGCCTTCAACGGTTTTACTGAGACTGTCTACGGTCAGCAGTTGTTTGCCTGCTTCACGCTCAGGCTTGAAGTTAATGAACGGATATTTACGGTTTGAAGGACGGATATCGTCCAGCGTAATTTTATCCAGTTGCTTTTTACGTGAAGTTGCCTGTTTGGACTTGGAAGCATTCGCGGAAAAGCGCTGAATAAAGGCTTGCAGTTCCTTGATCTTTTCTTCCTTCTTCTTGTTCGCATCACGAGTCAATGCAAGCGCAAGCTGGCTGGACTCGTACCAGAAGTCATAGTTGCCGACGTACATCTGGATTTTACCAAAATCGATATCCGCAATATGCGTACATACCTTGTTCAGGAAGTGACGGTCATGGGATACAACGATGACGGTGCCTTCATAGTCCATCAAGAAATTTTCCAGCCATTGAATGGATTCGAGATCCAAATGGTTGGTAGGCTCATCAAGCAGCAAATTGTTGGGACGACCAAACAACGCTTGAGCCAAGAGAACGCGTACCTTGTCGTTCCCGCTCATCTCAGACATATTTTTATCATGCAGGTCACGCGGAATACCAAGACCGATCAGCAATGCAGCTGCATCCGGCTCGGCATCCCAACCGTTCAGCTCTGCAAATTCGCCTTCCAGTTCACCGGCACGCAAACCGTCTGCTTCGGAAAACTCCGTTTTAGCGTACAGCGCATCTTTTTCCTTCATGATTTCATACAGACGCGTGTGACCCATAATAACGGTTTCCAGAACCGGGAATTCATCGTATTCATAATGGTTCTGCTTGAGGACTGCCATCCGTTCGCCCGGTGTCATGTGAACCTCACCAGAATTGGCTTCGATTTCACCGGAAAGAATTTTCAAAAAGGTGGATTTACCCGCGCCATTCGCCCCAATCAGGCCGTAGCAGTTCCCAGGAGTAAATTTGATATTTACGTCTTCAAAAAGTGGGCGTTTACCATAACGAAGCGTTACGCCGCTTGTACTGATCATATAAGCATACCATCCTTATCATTAGTAAAGTGCTAAACACAAAATTACCGACGGCAATAGTATAACACACAAAAGATCGGATTCGAACCGTAGTATAAGCATAACCGCCCTGAATCTCATCCAATATCTTATAAATAAAATAAAAAATGCTTCTGTCTCCACGATTGTCACCTGACAAACACATGGACCAGAACCATTTTCATGTTTTAAATTCGTTGAGATGCCGTGAGGACAGACGCGTTATTCAGTCGCAGCATTGATTGTTCTGTGCGTCGTAAACGTCAGGAAACCCCGACACCTATCGGAATGAGGTACATGCCCGCTTCATCATCCTGTTTGATTACGACCTCCACGTCATAGACCGCCTGGATCAGCTCAGATGTAACGACCTCTGTAGGTGGGCCGTTCGCTATAATACGCCCTTCCTTCATGGCAATCATCACATCGCTATACCGAATAGCCTGATTGATATCATGCAGCACCATCACGATGGTCAGTCCATG
This window contains:
- a CDS encoding cation diffusion facilitator family transporter; translated protein: MVNVYEEIRKGERGAWVSIAAYLLLSAFKLISGYIFASSALRADGFNNVTDIVVSVAVLVGLRISQKPPDSDHAYGHFRAETIAALLASFIMAVVGLQVLIDGIGSIFKGGKQIPDITSAGVAVICAVIMLGVYLYNNRLARQINNKALLAAAKDNLSDALVSVGAAVGIIGAQFGLPWLDTVAAIAVGFIICKTAWDIFKDSTHSLTDGFDEQELSDLRSTIACIPGVEGIRDVKARVHGNHALVDVVIEVDPQLSLIEGHRISDRIEERLQEVHNTMHVHVHVEPKL
- a CDS encoding ABC-F family ATP-binding cassette domain-containing protein, encoding MISTSGVTLRYGKRPLFEDVNIKFTPGNCYGLIGANGAGKSTFLKILSGEIEANSGEVHMTPGERMAVLKQNHYEYDEFPVLETVIMGHTRLYEIMKEKDALYAKTEFSEADGLRAGELEGEFAELNGWDAEPDAAALLIGLGIPRDLHDKNMSEMSGNDKVRVLLAQALFGRPNNLLLDEPTNHLDLESIQWLENFLMDYEGTVIVVSHDRHFLNKVCTHIADIDFGKIQMYVGNYDFWYESSQLALALTRDANKKKEEKIKELQAFIQRFSANASKSKQATSRKKQLDKITLDDIRPSNRKYPFINFKPEREAGKQLLTVDSLSKTVEGEQVLNEFSLVVNKGDKIAFVGPNGLPKTTLFQVLMNEIEADSGEFSWGITTSQAYFPKDNSTYFEGVDMNLVEWLRQYSKDQDETFLRGFLGRMLFSGEEALKKASVLSGGEKVRCMLAKMMLNGANVLLLEEPTNHLDLESITALNNGLIDFDGTILFTSHDHQFIQTIANRIVEITPNGVIDRTMSYDEYLENEEITKLRERMYPVEIG